GTCTCGATCTGGCGGTCCTTCTGGATGAGGCCCAGGATGTAGGACATGATCACGCGGTACTTGTCCTCGTCCAGATTAAGGTTGATATCGCCCAGACGCGAGATGATGTCCGGCAGAACATTGTACAGAATGTTGGACTTGTTGGCTATCTCCTTGAAGAACTGCTTGGTGATATTGCGGATCTCCTCGTTGCCGTCCACAATGCACAGCGCCATGTCGGCAATTTGGCCCTTCACACGTATCATCTCGTTGAGAATCAGATGAGACAGCATTTTGACGGCGGTCAGCCGTAACTCGGTGTTCGATTCGTGCAGCTGGGCGTAGAAGTGACCCGTCCATGGCTCGATGATGTTCGGGAAACGGAAAGTCAGATCCGACAGTCCCACCACTGTGTTGCACTTAATCCGAATGTTCTTCGTCAGGTTGAGGATGTTCATCAGAAAACTCATGTTCGACTCGCAGAACCGGGAGGAGACGGTCATCAGGCGGGCCAGAGCCAAGTTGGCAGCCTGTTGCAGCTTGGCATCGCGGAATTCTCCGGGACGCTTGCAAATATCTATGATAAATGGCGATATCTTGGCCAGCAGAGCGTCGGGACTGTACAGCAGCATTTCCTCACAGATGCCGTGAATTTCCTCTGCGATATTGTCCTCGGCCGTCGCCCCCACCAAATCGTCGTCCGGCTCCTGCTGCGGCTCGGCCGCCACTCCGGATAATCGCTTGCGCACCTCCATGGCTGACATATTGAGCGTTTGCCTCCTGGCCGCATTCTGTGCACTTCCTGCTGCCTGTTGATTCCGATTCTTGCGCTCTTCGAGGGCAGTCAGCTCATCGCGATACTTCATGTTGTTATAGATGTCCATGTCAAGAAAGATCATCTCCTTGATGGTCATGTAGCCGATACAGAACACCAAACGGGAGACCAAAAAAACAGGCATCAGACTGCGATCGGACTGGAACTGGCTATCAGGTTGAGTCTGAGTGAGGGGAAGGGTCTGCGAGTAGGGAATCTCCACGGGCTGAGATTCCAAAACGTTCTCCTGGTTCCCTTCGCCTGGGGAGGATTCCAGAgcagctgctgccgccgcctcCTTAACCAGCCAGCTCTCGTTGAACCGCTTGAGCAGAGTCATCACCAACTGCTGGGCAATCACATCCGGCGCTTGGCACATCCTGTAGTAGTACTCAAACACACTCATGGCCAGAGCATCAAAATCCGACAACTTTTGGTGAAAAAAGAAGTCCAGAAAGAGTCGCGTGATTTTTCCCACGAACTCCGCATCGGTGTTGTTGCGTTTATAGTACTTGGCATTATTGTTGGCATCGATCGAGTTGACCAGCAGCTGCAGACAGCCGGTGAAAATGCGAGGATCGCGGCGCACCCGCTCTCCGGCGGCAATGTCCTCGATGATGGTGGTGTTGGCCGAAACAATGCTGGCTTTTGATTGCGAGGCCATGATCAGGAGCTGAAGAGCAAGACGCGACTCGTTGCTGGTGGTGCCCTCTAGCTTAAGAGTGAACCGCTCAAAGAGCACTTGAATGACAGCGGCGTCGATGTCACCGCCCGACACCCATTCGGCCATCAGAGACTCCAGGGCCGTGTAGTGGCCGTACTCAATCTCCGAGAGAAACTTGGACAGGTTTTGCACCACCAGGATGGCGTGAGCACGGCCCGATTGGTCCGTGGAGAACAGAACTCGCTTGTAGGCATCGCATACGGCATCACGCTTCTCCTTGTCCGATGACCAAACCAGCTGCAGCATGCGCTGCATTCCCGAGTCTGTGCCGTGAATTCCAAACATATAGCCGGTGGTGAAGAGATCCACCGCTTCGAAGACATCCGTGTTCGTCTTGGACATGAGCATTTCGTGGAGCTTAGGGAACGCCGATGTCACCAGAACTGCAAAGTCTATGCTGTCCTTGAGGAACTGCACTGTTTTGATCTGTTGCAGCATCTCCTCGCTCTGAAAGTAGAGTTCTGGTAAGTTAATATAATCGAGTTATTTGTTAGGAAACCTACACTCTGTTTGAATCCAGCGGCCAGTAGGTGATATGTCTTTAGCAAGGCCAGCACATACACACAATGCTCCTCGTGCTTCAGTAAGGAGCTGTTTTAGATAAGGAAAGATCCAAGTTGATCAGATATATTTAAGATCCAATTTCTGATCAGCAATTTACCTCATGTTCTGGTTGCCGGCCAAAAAGTCAACCTTTCGCACCAGAACAATGACATCCTTGTAGTTCTTTTCGCGCATCAGCGGCACGATCCTCTCCAGCAAGGTCTCGTCGCTCTCTTCCTTGTCGAACTGCATGTCGGGAactgaaaaaattacaatctCATGGTAAACTTACAGTCGACGAAAGCATTGACTTGTACTTACACTCCGTTAAGTTAGACTCGATGAAAGGCAGAAGTTCGGGGGCCAGGGTGCTGAACTCATCGTTGAGCTTCTCCTCCTGCTTGCGCTCTTCCTCGAGCACGTCATTCAGTTTCTCCATGGCCAGAACCTCGTGCTCATGCTTGGCCCGCAGTTCCTCCAGGGAAAGTTTGCTGCAATAGGGATTGCTCTCTAGGGCGGATTTGATCAGCAGCATGGCGGCACGCCGCACCAGGGAGCTCTTGTCCTCCAGCCTTCCGATGGCTTCGTCCAACACCCTCGTCAGGAAGTTAAGCGGAATGGCATGCTGCACTTTCAAGTGGTGCCAGATGTTCAGCACCTTGGAGCGCACATGCGCCGAGATGTCCAAGATGTGGGCCACCAGGTGCTCGAGGAACTCGTTGCGCACTTCCTTCAGTTCCTCGCTTAGATCCTCCGAGGTCAGTTCGCTAACCACTGTGTCCCCGATGATCTGCAGCACACAATTGCGCAGCGTGTGCGACTGGCAATCCAGCAGGTCATCGGCCAGCTTCTCCA
This genomic window from Drosophila gunungcola strain Sukarami chromosome 3R, Dgunungcola_SK_2, whole genome shotgun sequence contains:
- the LOC128252909 gene encoding condensin complex subunit 1; its protein translation is MEESHDFQFVLPLNPSDLKNSSGDQYYVKEIFGSAEIPQKLQECKRKVQMGDPFYMFDHFDIYYSVLEAQSSDASSNQSLMRSFDLLYLTVDKLFQDLQPLLVASEPMSNQQRSSYLNLTKMTLFLQVSLVKKINNCVQQALRNQQVNVQKKRAKQADSLEHFPNWDVKRSKFLVQLFNVLQCPLENLWSPPVAEDDFISLMCDVCYRTLELQPLRPDNKNVFDTIFQILGTSIKRFNQAMTFPVRILQILRGTEHAAASVAAGILLLHEEYGISSVFSILIKSIVDALKLDSADSTVSKHFSNFLAEFSSIAPSLIIPHLEKLADDLLDCQSHTLRNCVLQIIGDTVVSELTSEDLSEELKEVRNEFLEHLVAHILDISAHVRSKVLNIWHHLKVQHAIPLNFLTRVLDEAIGRLEDKSSLVRRAAMLLIKSALESNPYCSKLSLEELRAKHEHEVLAMEKLNDVLEEERKQEEKLNDEFSTLAPELLPFIESNLTEFPDMQFDKEESDETLLERIVPLMREKNYKDVIVLVRKVDFLAGNQNMSSLLKHEEHCVYVLALLKTYHLLAAGFKQSSEEMLQQIKTVQFLKDSIDFAVLVTSAFPKLHEMLMSKTNTDVFEAVDLFTTGYMFGIHGTDSGMQRMLQLVWSSDKEKRDAVCDAYKRVLFSTDQSGRAHAILVVQNLSKFLSEIEYGHYTALESLMAEWVSGGDIDAAVIQVLFERFTLKLEGTTSNESRLALQLLIMASQSKASIVSANTTIIEDIAAGERVRRDPRIFTGCLQLLVNSIDANNNAKYYKRNNTDAEFVGKITRLFLDFFFHQKLSDFDALAMSVFEYYYRMCQAPDVIAQQLVMTLLKRFNESWLVKEAAAAAALESSPGEGNQENVLESQPVEIPYSQTLPLTQTQPDSQFQSDRSLMPVFLVSRLVFCIGYMTIKEMIFLDMDIYNNMKYRDELTALEERKNRNQQAAGSAQNAARRQTLNMSAMEVRKRLSGVAAEPQQEPDDDLVGATAEDNIAEEIHGICEEMLLYSPDALLAKISPFIIDICKRPGEFRDAKLQQAANLALARLMTVSSRFCESNMSFLMNILNLTKNIRIKCNTVVGLSDLTFRFPNIIEPWTGHFYAQLHESNTELRLTAVKMLSHLILNEMIRVKGQIADMALCIVDGNEEIRNITKQFFKEIANKSNILYNVLPDIISRLGDINLNLDEDKYRVIMSYILGLIQKDRQIETLVEKLCLRFPVTRVERQWRDIAFCLGLLSYNERAVRKLMDNMQHYKDKVQVDEVYQSFKLIISNTNKLAKPELKAVVTEFENRLNECLQVNQDASAQPGDQAAVTSEGQGNRTRGARTKKGGARAAPKKKAPARGRGRNARVESSSDDTLSSDSSD